ATGAAAGCACTCAGGCGTCGGGATACTTTGGTTTTATCAACAGGCAAACAGACAAGCCAAGGTTCGGATCAGCCGCTGAGGGTAACGCACAATTTCGACATAGAAGGAACGCCGGAATATCTCAAGAAACATGGCGGCGGGTTTGGCGGTAGTTTTCAAAACATCAGCCAGTTGCCCGAATATTTGAAAGCACACGGAAAGATTTTTGAGGCGCAAAGGGTATTCCGCCTTTTCAACCACGACCGCAGCCCTGATAAGCCCTATCTGGAAATTGTGTTTGACGAAAGTGGAAAAATCGTTTCGATTACCGTATATGAAAATGTTTCCAATCCGGCAAGCGGGATTCATTTGATGTAATGGGTTTGGAGCACAAACGGAGAGGGGGAAAATCTGGACTTATTGAGTGTTCATTGAGCATTTGATGCGATAGCAGTTTGATTGGAAGCCTTCAATTCAATATCGAAAAGGTCGTCTGAAACCTGAATCGGGTTTCAGACGACCTTTTGTTGATGTGTTCGAGCTTAACCAAATTCTTAACGGCTGTCTTTCCATTGGTAATATTTCGAGCCGAGGAAGGAGCCGAGTTTGCGCAGGAAAGGTTGGGTGATGATGCTCGGGTGTTTGAGTTTCTCAAACGGTTTCAGACGACCATCGTCACCCATGATGGCTTCGGCGATGGCAAGGCCTGCTATGCCGGTAATCGCCATGCCGTGTCCCGAGTAGCCTTGGGCATAGTAAACATTGGGCGCGAGTCTGCCGAAGTGGGGGGCGAGGTTGGCGGTAATGTCGCATTCGCCGCCCCATGAATGTTCGATTTTGACATCGGCAAGCTGGGGGAAGACTTTGAGCATGTCTTGGCGGACAAGCTCGGTCATGCGGTCGGGGTCGTCGATGAACTCGTTGTCTTTACCGCCGAAGAGCAGGCGGCCGTCGGCGCTGAGGCGGTAGTAGTCGAGGACATGGCGGTTGTCGCAGACGGCCATGTTGTTGCGGATGAGTTCTTTTGCACGTTCGCCCAGCGGTTCGGTGGCGATGATGAAGGTGCTGACGGCGATGGCTTTTTTTTCCAACGGCTTGAATTTTTGATGCAAACCGGCGTAGGTGTTGACGGCATACACGAGGTTTTGACATTCGATGCTGCCGTCCGGGGTATGGACGAGCCAGCCGCCTTGATAGGGTTCGATGCGGGTCATCGGGGACTGTTCGAAAATCTGCGCGCCTGCTTCGGCGGCGGCGCGGGCGATGCCCAGGGTATAGTTGAGCGGATGGAGATGGCCGGAATGAGGATCGAACTGTGCGCCCAAGTACATATCGCTGGCAAGTTGTTGCTTGAGTGTGGCTTTATCCCAGAGTTGGTAATGGGTAGCGCCGTAATGTTGTCGGGCGTGTTCATGCCATTGTTGCAATTCTTCCCAATGCTGCGGGCGGATGGCGACGGTAGCATAGCCGCGCTGCCAGTCGCAGGAGATTTGATGTTTTTTAACTCGTTCGTCAACGAGTTCGACGGCTTGCAGGGATTGCTGCCAAAACCAGCGGGCTTGTTCCAAGCCGACTTGTTTTTCGATTTCTTCCATACCGCAGGCGTAATCGCTGATGACTTGCCCGCCGCTGCGCCCTGATGCGCCGAAGCCGATACGGGCGGCTTCGAGTACGGTAACTTCGCGTCCGTTTTCGGCAAGGGGAAGGGCGGTGCAAAGTCCTGTCAATCCTCCGCCGATAACACAGGTCTCGGTTTTCAGACGACCTTCAAGCTTGGGATAAGCGGCGTGGGGATTGATGGTGCTGAAATAATAGGAGGGAAGGTATTCTTTGAAATTGGGATGAATCATAGGGTAATGCTTTGTGTGGTTTCAGACGACCTTTGGAGGGTATAGTGGATTAACTTTAAACCAGTACGGCGTTGCCTCGCCTTAGCTCAAAGAGAACGATTCTCTAAGGTGCTGAAGCACCAAGTGAATCGGTTCCGTACTATCTGTACTGTCTGCGGCTTCGTCGCCTTATCCTGATTTAAATTTAATCCGCTATAGTTGAGGGTTGTCTGAAAAGTGGGTTAAACGGGTTGTGTGAAGAAAACAGGCTGACCTTGCATTGATGCGGTCAGCCTGTCTGATTGGGTCAATTTGTTTTTTCTGCGGCAAGCTTTTCCTGACGGTAGGCTTCGGCGGCTTCCCGATCGCGTTTGGTTGCTTGGCGCATCATCCAATAATTGATGACGATGACCAGCGTACCGATGATGCCGATCAGGATGGTTGCCAACACATTCATCTGCGGGTCGAGACCCAGCTTGATTTTGGAGAAAATCACCTGCGGCAATGTGGAAGAACCGGGGCCGGACAGGAAGGAGGTAATCACCAAATCATCCAGCGACAGGGTAATGCCGAGCAGGAAGCCTGAAGCGATGGCAGGGGCAATCAAGGGCAGGGTGATGACGAAAAAGATTTTCAGCGGACGCGCACCCAAGTCCATTGCGGCTTCTTCGAGCGATTGGTCAAGCTCCACCAGGCGCGAACGGATAACGACGGTAATGTATGCCATACAAAGCGTCGTATGTCCGAGGAAAATGGTGAAGAAACCGCGGTCGAAGTACAGGTTTTGGAGCAATTCGCTGCCTTGCAGGAACATTTGCACCTGAATAATCAGGAGCAGCATGGACAGACCGGTAATCACGTCAGGCATAACCATAGGCGCGGAAATCATACCGGCGAACAAGGTGCTGCCGCGGAAGCGTTTGATGCGCGCCATCGCGTAGCCTGCCAGCGTGCCCAAAACGACGGCTGCAAGCGAGGATGCGGCGGCAATGCGCAGCGACAGCCAAGCGGCTTCCAAGATGGTGTCGTTTTCCAGCAATGCGCCGTACCACTTGGTCGAAAAGCCGCCCCAAACGGTAACCAGCTTGGATTCGTTGAACGAATAGATGACCAAGACGACCAGCGGAATGTATAGAAACGCCAGCGACAGCATCAGCATCAGTTTCAGGAACCAAGATAATCGGGATTTTTGCATTATTTGGCTCCTTCTTCCAATTCGCGGTTTTCATAATGCTGGAACAATGCAATCGGCACGACCAGCAGTGCGACCATGACGACGGCGACGGCGGAAGCCAGCGGCCAGTTGTTTTGATCGAAGAACGCCTGCCACAAGACTTTACCGATCATCAGGTTTTCCGAACCGCCGACCAGTTCGGGAATCACAAATTCACCGACTGCGGGAACGAAAACCAGCATAGAGCCTGCGATGATGCCTGTTTTGGACAGGGGTAGGGTAATGGTGAAGAACGATTTGACTGGTCCTGCACCCAAATCAGAAGCGGCTTCGAGCAGGCGGTTGTCGAGTTTCACCAGTTGCGTGTAAAGCGGCAGAATCATAAACGGCAGATAGGCATAAACCATGACCAAGTTCAACGAGAACGCGTTGTAAAACAGGTCTAAAGGCTCTTCGATAATCTGCATTTTGAGCAGGAAATTGTTGATGATGCCGTTGTGTCCCAGCAGGCCCATCCATGCGTAAACACGCAACAGGAAAGAGGTCCAGAAAGGCAGCATGATGGCAAGCAGCAGACCGTTGCGCATGGCGGGATTGGCGCGTGAAATCGCATAGGCAGTCGGATAACCAATCAGCAGACAAATGATGGTCGTCGTCAGCGCAGTCTTAATCGAAGACCAGTAGGTCATCAGATAGATATTGCTGTTTTCGCTGTCGCCAAACGGATTCAGGGTATTCCAAAAATTTTGGAAGATATCGGCATAGTTTTGATAACTGATGGCGATGTTCAGACGACCTAAATCTTCATCGACGCTGGTCAGCGGAGTAAATGGCGGAATGGCGATTTCTTGTTCGGCAAAGCTGATTTTCAGCACGATGGCGAACGGAATCAGAAACAGTACCAAAAGCCAAATATACGGCACGGCGATGACCGCGCGCTGACCGGGGCGGCGGAACAGTTTGTTTTTCAGTTTTTTAAGGTTCATCTCATTCCCCTTAAATCAACGGAACAACGGAGTCGGTTGGTTTTCCGGCCAGCTGATATAGACGGTTTCGTCCCAAGTCGGCGGCGTGATGTTGCGGACATACCAATAAGGTGCGGGAACTTGGCTTTTGACGACGCGGCCGTTGGCGAGTTTGATATGGTAGATGGCGAAGCTGCCCAAGTAGGCGATTTCTTCTACCGTGCCTTTTGCCCAGTTGAAGCTGCCCAAGTGGTCGGGTTTTTCTTTGTATAAATCAATGTCTTCGGGACGGATGCTGACCCAAATGTCTTGTTCGCTCGGGCCGCCCAGACCGTGGTCGATGCGGACGTGGTTTTCCAAGCCTTCGCATTCGATAACGGCATAATCGGCATGGTCGTCAATCACGACGCCGCCAAAAATATTGGTCTCGCCGATGAATTCGGCGGTAAAGCGGCTGTTGGGGTAGTCGTACACATCGCTGGGTGTACCGACCTGTTGCAACTGACCGTCAGACATGATGGCGATGCGGGTCGCCATCGTCATCGCTTCTTCTTGGTCGTGCGTGACCATGATGCAGGTTACGCCGACTTGTTCCAGCGTATTGACCAATTCGAGCTGGGTTTGTTGGCGCAATTTTTTGTCCAATGCACCGAGAGGTTCGTCAAGCAGCAGGATTTTCGGACGTTTTGCCAAGCTGCGTGCCAAAGCGATACGCTGTTGCTGACCGCCGGATAATTGATGCGGTTTGCGCTTGGCGTATTTGGTCATCTGAACCAGACGCAGCATTTCTTCCACGCGCGCAGCGATTTCATCTTTGGGCATTTTGTCTTGTTTCAGACCGAAGGCAATGTTCTGCTCCACAGTCATGTGCGGGAACAGGGCATAGCTTTGAAACATCATATTGATGGGGCGCTCGTAGGGGGCAAGTTTGGTAATGTCTTGACCGTCCAGAATGATTTTGCCCTGATTGGGGCTTTCCATGCCCGCCAGCATACGCAGCAGCGTGGATTTGCCGCTGCCGGAGCTGCCCAAAAGGGCAAAGATTTCATGTTGATAAATATCCAAGTCGATGTTATCGACAGCGTAATTGTCACCAAACTTTTTCACCAAGCCTTGGATTTTAAGATAAGGTTTGGCTGAAGACGCAGTGGTTGCGGTCATA
The DNA window shown above is from Neisseria sicca and carries:
- a CDS encoding NAD(P)/FAD-dependent oxidoreductase, producing the protein MIHPNFKEYLPSYYFSTINPHAAYPKLEGRLKTETCVIGGGLTGLCTALPLAENGREVTVLEAARIGFGASGRSGGQVISDYACGMEEIEKQVGLEQARWFWQQSLQAVELVDERVKKHQISCDWQRGYATVAIRPQHWEELQQWHEHARQHYGATHYQLWDKATLKQQLASDMYLGAQFDPHSGHLHPLNYTLGIARAAAEAGAQIFEQSPMTRIEPYQGGWLVHTPDGSIECQNLVYAVNTYAGLHQKFKPLEKKAIAVSTFIIATEPLGERAKELIRNNMAVCDNRHVLDYYRLSADGRLLFGGKDNEFIDDPDRMTELVRQDMLKVFPQLADVKIEHSWGGECDITANLAPHFGRLAPNVYYAQGYSGHGMAITGIAGLAIAEAIMGDDGRLKPFEKLKHPSIITQPFLRKLGSFLGSKYYQWKDSR
- a CDS encoding ABC transporter permease subunit, which codes for MQKSRLSWFLKLMLMLSLAFLYIPLVVLVIYSFNESKLVTVWGGFSTKWYGALLENDTILEAAWLSLRIAAASSLAAVVLGTLAGYAMARIKRFRGSTLFAGMISAPMVMPDVITGLSMLLLIIQVQMFLQGSELLQNLYFDRGFFTIFLGHTTLCMAYITVVIRSRLVELDQSLEEAAMDLGARPLKIFFVITLPLIAPAIASGFLLGITLSLDDLVITSFLSGPGSSTLPQVIFSKIKLGLDPQMNVLATILIGIIGTLVIVINYWMMRQATKRDREAAEAYRQEKLAAEKTN
- a CDS encoding ABC transporter permease subunit, with translation MNLKKLKNKLFRRPGQRAVIAVPYIWLLVLFLIPFAIVLKISFAEQEIAIPPFTPLTSVDEDLGRLNIAISYQNYADIFQNFWNTLNPFGDSENSNIYLMTYWSSIKTALTTTIICLLIGYPTAYAISRANPAMRNGLLLAIMLPFWTSFLLRVYAWMGLLGHNGIINNFLLKMQIIEEPLDLFYNAFSLNLVMVYAYLPFMILPLYTQLVKLDNRLLEAASDLGAGPVKSFFTITLPLSKTGIIAGSMLVFVPAVGEFVIPELVGGSENLMIGKVLWQAFFDQNNWPLASAVAVVMVALLVVPIALFQHYENRELEEGAK
- a CDS encoding ABC transporter ATP-binding protein is translated as MTATTASSAKPYLKIQGLVKKFGDNYAVDNIDLDIYQHEIFALLGSSGSGKSTLLRMLAGMESPNQGKIILDGQDITKLAPYERPINMMFQSYALFPHMTVEQNIAFGLKQDKMPKDEIAARVEEMLRLVQMTKYAKRKPHQLSGGQQQRIALARSLAKRPKILLLDEPLGALDKKLRQQTQLELVNTLEQVGVTCIMVTHDQEEAMTMATRIAIMSDGQLQQVGTPSDVYDYPNSRFTAEFIGETNIFGGVVIDDHADYAVIECEGLENHVRIDHGLGGPSEQDIWVSIRPEDIDLYKEKPDHLGSFNWAKGTVEEIAYLGSFAIYHIKLANGRVVKSQVPAPYWYVRNITPPTWDETVYISWPENQPTPLFR